In the Isachenkonia alkalipeptolytica genome, one interval contains:
- the murJ gene encoding murein biosynthesis integral membrane protein MurJ: MSMGEKAAKSVVVIMVFTLLSKFLGFLREILIAAQFGSGMETDAFFIAMTACTIVMSVVGAAIKTTLIPVLSEVEDRLGKEKQNLFSGWLLIIILGLSMAFSILGIIFAPIIIRILGSGFEGEQFDLAVRLTRIGYPMVMFLSTNYVLHAYLNNKEHFFLPAFVGVPFNLVYIFFLLGFSQFGITGLMIAAVLGAAVQMLIQVPKSRKLGLKFRLEFPEYKPYIKKVFALMGPVIIGTMAFHVNTVVDKTLASRLAEGSISALNYAAKLNSLFLSVFVLAVVTVIFPMLSKETRKEDKNTTLEIMSSSLNTTMIVVLPVMVGIIVLAPSMIYLFFERGEFDSRATAMTARAFRFYTVGLMGFSFKDIVSRVFYSLQDTKTPMNMGIIAVVGNIILNFILIGPLGHGGLALATGLSGIIASALLLWSLRRKMGHIMGKKILRCFFKSATAALVMLPVVYFFNRWITDFLYQGRMQEFSALFSTIFIGAVVYYIVARLLKIEEVALLTQGVLAKLRGFIK, translated from the coding sequence ATGAGTATGGGGGAGAAAGCAGCGAAATCCGTAGTGGTGATTATGGTATTTACGTTGCTCAGTAAATTTTTAGGATTTCTTCGGGAGATATTAATTGCGGCCCAATTCGGAAGCGGTATGGAGACCGACGCCTTTTTCATCGCCATGACCGCCTGTACCATTGTGATGTCGGTGGTGGGAGCCGCGATTAAAACCACGTTGATACCAGTCCTTTCCGAGGTGGAAGACCGCTTAGGGAAGGAGAAACAAAACCTTTTTTCCGGGTGGCTTTTGATTATTATTTTAGGGCTTTCCATGGCCTTTAGTATCCTCGGGATCATCTTCGCTCCTATAATCATCAGGATTTTAGGATCGGGCTTCGAGGGAGAACAGTTTGATTTGGCGGTGCGCCTTACCCGGATCGGCTATCCCATGGTGATGTTTTTATCCACCAACTATGTGTTACATGCCTATTTAAACAATAAAGAGCATTTTTTCCTCCCCGCCTTTGTGGGGGTGCCCTTTAATTTAGTTTACATCTTCTTTTTACTGGGTTTTTCCCAGTTCGGTATTACGGGACTTATGATCGCCGCAGTATTAGGGGCAGCGGTACAAATGTTGATTCAGGTGCCGAAATCCCGAAAGCTGGGGCTGAAATTCCGATTGGAGTTTCCCGAGTATAAGCCCTACATAAAAAAGGTTTTCGCACTGATGGGGCCGGTAATTATCGGTACCATGGCCTTTCACGTGAATACGGTGGTGGATAAGACTTTAGCCTCTCGATTGGCCGAGGGGAGTATCTCCGCCCTGAACTATGCGGCAAAGCTCAACTCTTTATTTTTAAGCGTATTTGTTCTAGCGGTGGTAACGGTGATTTTTCCTATGCTATCGAAGGAAACCCGGAAAGAGGATAAAAATACCACCCTGGAAATAATGAGCAGTTCCCTAAACACCACCATGATTGTGGTGCTTCCTGTGATGGTGGGGATTATCGTGTTGGCTCCCTCTATGATTTATTTGTTCTTTGAGCGGGGAGAGTTTGACAGTCGGGCGACGGCAATGACCGCCCGGGCTTTTCGGTTTTATACCGTGGGACTGATGGGCTTTAGCTTTAAGGATATTGTCAGTCGGGTGTTTTATTCCCTGCAGGATACCAAAACTCCCATGAATATGGGGATTATCGCCGTGGTGGGAAATATTATTTTGAACTTTATTCTCATCGGACCCTTAGGCCATGGGGGATTGGCTCTGGCGACAGGACTTTCCGGGATTATTGCCAGTGCCCTGCTTTTGTGGAGCCTTCGAAGGAAAATGGGACACATTATGGGAAAAAAAATCCTCAGATGTTTCTTTAAAAGCGCCACCGCCGCCCTGGTCATGCTTCCCGTGGTGTATTTTTTCAATCGATGGATTACGGATTTTCTTTATCAGGGAAGGATGCAAGAGTTTAGCGCTCTATTTTCCACGATCTTTATAGGGGCAGTGGTTTATTATATTGTCGCCAGGCTACTGAAAATCGAAGAGGTGGCTCTTCTTACCCAAGGGGTTCTTGCAAAGCTTCGAGGGTTTATAAAATAA
- a CDS encoding O-antigen ligase family protein yields the protein MRKVNELMGWMENNGMKITLFIFALVLFTPSINIISGFPAVRLEEIFVPVMLVYLFYKRSYLKEVVLKPFNVILILLGISMAISLGNAIIRFGDPLRMGDLMEFVRVFKYLVMYTFIVVLFKDIKKEALNFEKITTFVNYTVGILLAINWAQYFNFLYFNRWFSPLFGPAHHVERIIRNSRVIGTIGNPNFFGGLMMLFLLYYFAYFLFDREGFWNDRRKNIALVAATWMSLLLTVSRTAIIAVTGGLFVAALVYLVLKKGKNLMSLGRMVAAFLIIGLLSNFFITFTMATYEDYLRPAYFAVRYTVEDAVVSAWDHFFDDEERDRDQDKADRDDDRQRSRGSHGVAYRMQDTVNEGLSIFARFNVWEEHFAIAQGSIIIGNGPEKGEYQEAAVDNEYLLILRRYGIIGLTLFIALYLHNIFKFPKEKDEQWYYTFLFSATAALMAFNIMAGSFYHLQLFPAYVIFIAIYDGYRVRKRSVSD from the coding sequence ATGAGAAAAGTCAATGAATTAATGGGATGGATGGAGAACAACGGAATGAAAATCACGCTGTTTATTTTTGCCCTGGTGTTATTTACACCGTCAATCAATATTATATCCGGTTTTCCCGCGGTAAGGCTGGAAGAGATTTTTGTACCGGTGATGCTGGTGTACCTTTTTTATAAGCGAAGCTACTTAAAAGAGGTGGTGTTAAAACCGTTTAATGTTATTTTGATCCTTCTGGGCATTTCCATGGCCATATCCCTGGGGAATGCGATTATCCGCTTTGGAGATCCCCTTCGCATGGGGGATTTGATGGAGTTTGTCCGGGTGTTTAAGTATTTGGTAATGTATACCTTTATTGTGGTGTTGTTTAAGGATATCAAAAAAGAAGCCTTGAATTTTGAAAAGATTACCACCTTTGTTAACTATACCGTGGGAATTTTACTGGCCATTAACTGGGCCCAGTATTTTAACTTTCTATATTTCAATCGATGGTTCAGTCCCTTATTCGGACCGGCCCATCATGTGGAAAGAATCATTCGAAACTCCCGGGTAATTGGAACCATCGGGAACCCCAACTTTTTCGGGGGCTTGATGATGTTGTTTTTGCTTTATTACTTTGCCTACTTCCTCTTTGACCGGGAAGGGTTTTGGAATGATCGAAGAAAAAACATCGCCTTAGTGGCGGCCACATGGATGAGCTTACTGCTTACGGTTTCCAGAACCGCCATTATTGCGGTCACCGGAGGACTGTTTGTGGCAGCCCTGGTATACCTTGTCCTGAAAAAAGGAAAGAACCTTATGAGTCTGGGAAGGATGGTTGCCGCCTTTTTGATCATCGGGCTTCTCAGCAACTTTTTTATAACCTTTACCATGGCGACTTACGAAGACTATTTACGCCCGGCATACTTTGCGGTGCGCTATACCGTAGAGGATGCGGTGGTATCCGCCTGGGATCATTTCTTTGATGACGAAGAAAGGGACCGGGATCAGGATAAGGCCGACCGGGATGACGATCGCCAGCGTTCTAGAGGAAGTCACGGGGTGGCTTACCGAATGCAGGATACGGTCAATGAGGGACTGAGTATTTTCGCTCGGTTCAACGTATGGGAAGAGCATTTTGCCATTGCCCAGGGCTCCATTATCATCGGAAACGGTCCGGAAAAAGGGGAGTATCAGGAAGCGGCGGTGGATAACGAATATCTGTTGATTCTGAGACGATACGGGATAATCGGCCTGACGCTGTTTATCGCCCTGTATCTCCATAATATTTTCAAATTTCCCAAGGAGAAGGATGAACAGTGGTACTACACCTTCCTATTTTCCGCCACGGCGGCCCTAATGGCCTTTAACATTATGGCGGGGAGCTTTTACCACCTACAACTATTTCCGGCCTATGTGATTTTCATAGCCATTTACGACGGATATCGTGTTCGAAAAAGAAGTGTTTCTGATTAA